One genomic segment of Erythrolamprus reginae isolate rEryReg1 chromosome 2, rEryReg1.hap1, whole genome shotgun sequence includes these proteins:
- the LOC139162086 gene encoding cationic trypsin-3-like: MKFIWLVAFLGAAVAFPIDDDDKIVGGYTCPKHSVPYQVSLNSGYHFCGGSIINNQWIISAAHCFKSRMQVRLGEHSLTKDDGSEQYIDSVKVIRHPQYNSRTLDNDIMLIKLSKQATLNSRVSAVRLPSGCPSTGATCLISGWGNTLSSGTNYPDLLQCLNAPILSQSQCTKAYPGQVTNNMFCAGFLEGGKDSCQGDSGGPVVCSGVLQGIVSWGHGCAEKGNPGVYTKVCNYVAWIQQIIRSN; encoded by the exons ATGAAGTTCATTTGGCTGGTAGCATTCTTGGGAGCAGCTG TTGCTTTCCCCATCGATGATGATGATAAGATTGTGGGTGGCTACACCTGCCCAAAACATTCCGTCCCCTATCAGGTCTCCCTTAATTCTGGATACcatttctgtggtggctccatcaTAAACAACCAATGGATTATTTCAGCTGCTCACTGCTTTAAATC CCGAATGCAAGTGAGACTTGGGGAACACAGTTTGACCAAAGATGATGGTTCCGAGCAATACATTGATTCAGTCAAAGTCATCCGTCATCCCCAATACAACTCCCGAACTTTGGACAATGACATCATGCTCATCAAACTATCAAAACAAGCCACTCTCAATTCCCGTGTTTCAGCAGTGCGCCTACCAAGCGGCTGTCCATCCACTGGAGCAACATGTTTAATCTCAGGCTGGGGCAACACCCTCAGCAGTGGCA CAAACTATCCAGATCTGCTACAGTGCCTGAATGCCCCTATACTTTCTCAGAGTCAGTGCACTAAGGCTTATCCAGGACAAGTCACCAACAATATGTTTTGTGCAGGATTCCTGGAAGGTGGAAAAGACTCATGTCAG GGAGACTCTGGTGGCCCAGTTGTCTGCAGTGGAGTGCTCCAAGGAATTGTCTCTTGGGGCCATGGATGTGCAGAGAAAGGCAATCCTGGTGTCTACACTAAAGTTTGCAACTACGTTGCCTGGATTCAGCAAATCATCCGTTCCAACTGA
- the LOC139162088 gene encoding cationic trypsin-3-like, with amino-acid sequence MKFIWLVAFLGAAVAFPIDDDDKIVGGYTCQKHSAPYQVSLNAGYHFCGGSIINNQWIVSAAHCFKSRIQVRLGEHSLTKDDGSEQYIDSVKVIRHPQYNSLALDNDIMLIKLSKQATLNSRVSAVRLPSGCPSTGATCLISGWGNTLSSGTHKPDLLQCLNAPILSQSQCTKAYPGQITNNMFCAGFLEGGKDSCQGDSGGPVVCSGVLQGIVSWGHGCAQQGKPGVYTKVCNYVAWIQQIIRSN; translated from the exons ATGAAATTCATTTGGCTAGTAGCATTCTTGGGAGCAGCTG TTGCTTTCCCCATCGATGATGATGATAAGATTGTGGGTGGCTATACCTGTCAAAAGCATTCTGCTCCCTATCAGGTCTCCCTTAATGCTGGATACcatttctgtggtggctccatcaTAAATAACCAATGGATTGTTTCAGCCGCTCACTGCTTTAAATC CCGAATCCAAGTGAGACTTGGGGAACACAGTTTGACGAAAGATGATGGTTCCGAGCAATACATTGATTCAGTCAAAGTCATTCGTCATCCCCAATACAACTCCCTAGCTTTGGACAATGACATCATGCTCATCAAACTATCGAAACAAGCCACTCTCAATTCCCGTGTTTCAGCAGTGCGCCTACCAAGCGGCTGTCCATCCACTGGAGCAACATGTTTAATCTCAGGCTGGGGCAACACCCTCAGCAGTGGCA CACACAAACCAGACCTCCTGCAATGCCTGAATGCCCCTATACTTTCTCAGAGTCAGTGCACTAAGGCTTATCCAGGGCAAATCACCAACAATATGTTTTGTGCAGGGTTCCTGGAAGGTGGAAAAGACTCATGTCAG GGAGACTCTGGTGGCCCAGTTGTCTGCAGTGGAGTGCTCCAAGGAATTGTCTCTTGGGGCCATGGATGTGCTCAGCAAGGCAAGCCTGGTGTCTACACTAAAGTTTGCAACTACGTTGCCTGGATTCAGCAAATCATCCGTTCCAACTGA